One segment of Leptospiraceae bacterium DNA contains the following:
- the flgA gene encoding flagellar basal body P-ring formation protein FlgA yields MSTKAEYDLQKKWNNIIIVFFLYFTFGLQSLFANAVYLKPRVILEKSSVKLSDIARLHKDVKDRIIFSNLEELKILSLEELQSILSDSAELNFYGKECILIPLNKKYSKLEILESLEKEFYNKLGVSESEAKIHYLGEDANLPAAGVDLKWNNIPKKLTPGQKIFSLDFYVDKDRVYSKKLKFLVETQLTTIVATRNISRNAKLTKGDFISKTFFSADSISDGFTNDITGYTAIVAISEGSVIRKKQIREIHLVEKGAEVDVVYMKGALFVRGKGIAKNSANEGESVKVTSLSTNHLLTGRAMDKGVVVIE; encoded by the coding sequence ATGTCTACTAAAGCTGAATATGATTTACAAAAAAAATGGAATAATATAATTATTGTATTTTTTTTGTATTTTACTTTCGGCTTACAAAGTTTATTCGCAAACGCTGTATACCTAAAACCTAGAGTTATTTTAGAAAAATCTTCTGTCAAATTAAGTGACATTGCAAGACTTCATAAAGATGTAAAAGATAGAATTATTTTTTCAAATTTAGAGGAACTTAAAATTCTCTCTTTAGAAGAATTGCAATCTATACTTTCTGATTCCGCTGAATTGAATTTCTATGGAAAAGAATGTATTCTCATTCCTCTCAACAAAAAATATTCCAAACTTGAAATTCTAGAATCTCTCGAAAAAGAATTTTATAATAAATTGGGAGTGAGTGAGTCAGAGGCTAAGATTCATTATCTTGGAGAAGATGCGAACTTACCTGCAGCAGGAGTTGACTTAAAATGGAATAATATTCCTAAAAAACTTACTCCAGGGCAGAAAATATTTTCGCTTGATTTTTATGTCGATAAGGATAGAGTCTATTCCAAGAAGTTGAAGTTTTTAGTAGAAACTCAGTTAACAACGATTGTCGCGACTAGGAATATATCACGTAATGCAAAATTAACTAAAGGTGATTTTATTTCTAAAACTTTTTTTTCAGCTGATTCAATTTCGGATGGATTTACGAATGATATAACTGGTTACACTGCGATAGTCGCTATTAGTGAAGGCTCTGTTATTCGAAAAAAACAAATTCGTGAAATTCATTTAGTAGAGAAGGGCGCAGAAGTAGATGTTGTCTATATGAAAGGTGCCCTTTTTGTTCGCGGAAAAGGGATTGCAAAGAACTCCGCCAATGAAGGTGAGTCCGTAAAAGTAACCAGCCTGTCCACAAATCACCTCTTAACAGGTCGAGCGATGGACAAAGGAGTAGTAGTAATAGAATGA
- a CDS encoding flagellar basal body L-ring protein FlgH: MKELYNKKNKPNTLDELTRIFFLICVYSISVYSSVFVLNAQSLWVDRNPYANGQDIRLGSVIRVLIKDGIKGDYVYEGAKDDSFVIRSHPDKKIVDEMKGFTADRSFAHRQNGKSKSTAKIIGSMSVLVTEVDPVTGLLTLAGIREVGFDNAKNSLKLSGKISPLDVRDDKTVISDMVANLKIEYQTAPNKENLNDPDIKLKTKKNANGTETIQKAELSNDEKQTIILKQMKRLLGESQ, from the coding sequence ATGAAAGAATTATACAATAAAAAAAATAAACCTAATACCTTGGATGAATTAACACGAATTTTTTTTCTTATCTGTGTTTATAGCATTAGCGTGTATTCATCTGTGTTTGTCTTAAATGCCCAGTCGCTTTGGGTTGATCGGAATCCCTATGCCAATGGACAAGATATACGGTTAGGCTCTGTTATTCGCGTATTAATTAAAGACGGAATAAAAGGTGACTATGTCTATGAAGGTGCGAAGGATGACTCATTTGTAATTCGCTCTCATCCAGACAAAAAAATTGTAGATGAAATGAAAGGTTTCACAGCTGATAGAAGTTTTGCACATAGACAAAATGGTAAATCAAAATCGACCGCTAAAATTATAGGTTCCATGTCAGTATTAGTCACAGAAGTTGATCCAGTTACAGGTTTACTTACGTTAGCCGGCATTCGAGAAGTAGGTTTTGACAATGCAAAGAATAGTCTAAAACTTTCTGGAAAGATTTCTCCTCTTGATGTAAGGGATGATAAAACCGTTATTAGCGATATGGTTGCGAATCTAAAAATTGAATACCAAACAGCGCCAAACAAAGAAAATTTAAATGATCCAGACATTAAACTAAAAACGAAAAAAAATGCCAACGGAACGGAAACAATTCAAAAAGCTGAACTTTCCAATGATGAAAAACAAACTATCATCCTAAAACAAATGAAGCGACTATTAGGAGAAAGCCAATGA
- a CDS encoding flagellar basal body P-ring protein FlgI, with protein MKKKIIYVYLCLSVVVSLSAVEVKLKDISRIQGLRDNQITGYGIVTGLAGTGDTKSAITNEAMKNYLKNQGLGNAKGANITRNIASVFITATIPSHARIGDKIDVTISSIGDARSLEGGVLIQSPLKGANNEIVAVASGVLSFGGKDNNRSAQPYNATSYLYGNTANVFTGSSHTKNSPKTVGTILGGAIVEKEIKSEFFKKDNKYRIILENQDFATLNLVNQQIAEKVKIETTVISPTEIEFTIPEEGNVVTTLATIENLQVTPDGKAKVVINERTGTIVMGANVTVDEVAISKQGINVIISNKKKDSDDTKVELISVIEEGTKVSDIVDALNKIGASTKDIIAILEGMKKAGALHAEVIVQ; from the coding sequence ATGAAAAAAAAAATTATTTATGTTTATTTATGTTTATCCGTGGTAGTTTCTCTTTCTGCCGTCGAAGTAAAATTAAAAGATATTTCCCGTATCCAGGGGTTACGGGATAATCAAATTACAGGTTACGGAATAGTAACCGGACTGGCTGGAACAGGGGATACCAAAAGTGCAATTACAAACGAGGCAATGAAAAACTATCTCAAGAACCAAGGTTTAGGAAATGCAAAGGGTGCTAATATTACCCGCAATATTGCTTCTGTATTTATAACTGCAACTATTCCTTCCCATGCTCGTATAGGCGATAAAATTGATGTAACCATATCTTCTATAGGAGATGCAAGGTCTTTAGAAGGTGGAGTGCTCATTCAATCTCCTTTGAAAGGTGCAAATAACGAAATAGTAGCAGTTGCAAGTGGAGTTCTTTCATTTGGGGGAAAGGATAATAATCGTTCTGCGCAACCTTATAATGCCACTTCCTATTTATATGGAAACACGGCCAATGTATTTACAGGATCAAGTCATACGAAAAATTCTCCAAAAACTGTAGGGACTATTTTAGGAGGAGCGATTGTAGAAAAAGAAATTAAATCGGAGTTTTTCAAAAAAGACAATAAATATAGGATTATTTTAGAAAACCAAGACTTTGCTACTTTGAATTTAGTAAATCAACAGATTGCTGAGAAAGTCAAAATAGAGACTACTGTAATTTCTCCAACAGAGATTGAATTCACAATTCCAGAAGAAGGAAATGTAGTAACTACGCTCGCTACAATAGAAAATTTACAGGTAACACCAGATGGAAAAGCGAAAGTAGTTATCAACGAAAGAACAGGCACCATTGTAATGGGAGCAAACGTTACTGTAGACGAGGTCGCCATTTCCAAACAAGGTATCAATGTAATTATTTCTAACAAAAAAAAGGATTCTGACGATACTAAAGTAGAGCTGATATCTGTGATTGAAGAAGGAACGAAAGTTTCGGATATTGTGGATGCTTTGAATAAAATCGGAGCTTCTACTAAAGATATTATCGCCATTTTAGAAGGGATGAAAAAAGCAGGTGCCCTTCATGCAGAGGTAATTGTACAATGA
- a CDS encoding rod-binding protein codes for MNLNRLHLGENSIQNIQRIKTSVTEGKSKLSFEETLQSEVNDSLKGKVSTSSIRLPQNIKAETAADPYRKKLFDASVEFESIFVKMMLSQMKKSVEKSGLIDGGHAEEIFEDMLYDEYAKNISKNESLGIAEEIYKSLSKSLPKVDLKG; via the coding sequence ATGAATCTAAATCGTCTCCATTTAGGTGAGAATTCTATCCAGAATATACAAAGAATAAAAACCTCTGTTACTGAAGGCAAATCAAAATTATCCTTTGAAGAAACACTACAGTCAGAAGTAAATGATTCACTGAAAGGAAAGGTATCTACTTCTTCCATTCGACTTCCGCAAAATATAAAGGCAGAAACTGCAGCAGACCCATATCGTAAAAAATTATTTGATGCAAGTGTTGAATTTGAATCGATTTTCGTAAAAATGATGTTATCCCAAATGAAAAAATCCGTAGAGAAATCAGGACTCATAGATGGTGGTCATGCAGAAGAAATTTTTGAAGATATGTTATATGATGAGTATGCGAAGAATATTTCTAAAAATGAATCATTAGGAATTGCGGAAGAAATTTATAAGTCCTTGTCTAAATCACTACCCAAAGTTGATTTAAAAGGATAA
- a CDS encoding ankyrin repeat domain-containing protein, protein MSEKHFNQDLINSAGSGDLPRVKFLLEKNADVNTKNYEGSTALMRACVFGNLEILKCLLENNAKVDIKDNNGFTALMYAANKGHLEIVKLLVEKKADINAKNKDGWTVLMLASYKGHLEVVKFLLQKPIEVNSTDKEGWSALMFASSNGNLEVVKTLLKNKADVNIQNKKGLTALMRASSFGHIEVVKCLCENKANLEVKNLTEVDSLMLAAKNGHIEVVKYLESNL, encoded by the coding sequence ATGTCAGAGAAACATTTCAATCAAGATTTAATAAATTCTGCTGGAAGTGGTGATTTACCAAGAGTTAAATTTCTTTTAGAAAAAAATGCAGATGTAAATACAAAAAATTATGAAGGTTCTACAGCTTTAATGAGAGCATGTGTATTTGGTAATTTAGAAATATTAAAGTGTCTTTTAGAAAATAATGCAAAAGTAGACATTAAAGATAATAATGGATTCACTGCACTCATGTATGCAGCAAATAAAGGACACCTCGAAATTGTAAAACTTCTTGTCGAAAAAAAAGCAGACATTAATGCAAAAAACAAAGATGGTTGGACTGTTCTAATGTTAGCTTCCTATAAAGGTCATTTAGAAGTTGTGAAATTTCTTTTACAAAAACCAATTGAAGTAAATTCGACTGACAAAGAAGGTTGGAGTGCACTTATGTTTGCCTCATCTAATGGAAATTTGGAAGTAGTAAAAACTCTTTTAAAAAATAAAGCCGATGTAAATATTCAAAATAAAAAGGGTTTAACCGCTCTCATGCGCGCGTCCTCTTTTGGGCATATCGAAGTAGTGAAATGTCTCTGTGAAAATAAAGCTAACTTAGAAGTAAAAAATTTAACTGAAGTAGATTCCTTGATGTTAGCAGCAAAGAATGGACATATAGAAGTAGTAAAATATTTAGAGAGTAATCTCTGA
- a CDS encoding dicarboxylate/amino acid:cation symporter — protein MKLKLNLQTKILLGMLLGALFGSIAIHYRLVEFTSHWVKPFGSIFISLLKAIAVPLVFVSLVKGIASLSDISRLSRLSIRTITLYMSTTVIAISFGLILVNIVNPGNTFSQTKKEELRLKFADTAQKKTSDAMEAKKRPPLQFLLDIIPDNMIKAAADNSKMLQIIFVAILFGISMILLPDKQVLAFKNLIDSLNEIILKVIDLIMLYAPIGVFALISSLLVEFGGDNLSDAVDLFIALGAYSLTVIVGLLLMLFFIYPSLIFIFTKVKPLHYLKSVIPIQMVAFSTSSSAATLPVTMEHCEKSLGVSKEVTSFVLPIGATINMDGTGLYQSVSAVFIAQVFGYDLTIQQQLNIILTATLASVGTAGVPGAGIVMLVIVLNSIGIATEGIALIFAVERILDMFRTVVNVTGDAAVAVIVDSKDKQKSNG, from the coding sequence ATGAAATTAAAGTTAAATCTCCAAACTAAAATCTTACTTGGAATGTTATTGGGTGCTCTATTTGGTTCCATTGCCATTCATTATCGATTAGTCGAATTTACATCTCATTGGGTAAAGCCATTTGGTTCCATATTTATTAGTTTATTAAAAGCTATTGCGGTACCACTAGTATTTGTTTCTCTCGTCAAAGGGATTGCTAGCTTAAGTGATATCTCTAGACTCTCAAGATTGAGCATAAGAACGATTACTCTTTACATGTCTACAACTGTAATAGCAATTAGTTTTGGATTAATACTTGTGAATATAGTTAATCCTGGAAATACATTTTCGCAAACTAAGAAAGAGGAACTTCGTTTGAAGTTCGCTGACACTGCTCAGAAAAAAACAAGTGATGCTATGGAGGCAAAGAAACGCCCACCACTTCAATTTTTGCTTGATATAATTCCAGATAATATGATTAAAGCGGCAGCCGATAACTCTAAGATGTTACAGATTATATTTGTTGCTATATTGTTTGGAATTTCTATGATTCTACTTCCAGACAAACAAGTATTAGCTTTTAAAAATTTAATAGATTCTTTGAACGAAATTATTTTGAAAGTAATTGATCTGATTATGCTGTACGCGCCTATTGGAGTGTTTGCGCTAATTTCTTCGTTGCTTGTAGAGTTTGGTGGGGATAATCTCTCTGATGCAGTTGATTTATTTATAGCTCTAGGGGCTTATTCTTTAACTGTAATTGTGGGTCTATTACTCATGTTATTTTTTATTTATCCATCCTTAATTTTTATTTTCACAAAAGTGAAACCCCTGCATTATTTAAAATCAGTCATTCCTATTCAAATGGTTGCATTTTCTACTAGTTCTAGTGCAGCCACACTTCCGGTTACTATGGAGCATTGCGAAAAAAGTCTTGGAGTTTCCAAGGAAGTGACTAGTTTCGTATTGCCTATTGGGGCAACTATAAATATGGACGGAACTGGACTTTATCAGTCAGTATCAGCAGTATTTATTGCACAGGTGTTTGGTTATGATTTAACGATCCAACAACAGTTAAATATCATTCTGACGGCAACTTTGGCATCTGTTGGCACGGCTGGAGTTCCGGGGGCAGGCATTGTGATGTTAGTAATTGTTCTCAACTCAATAGGCATAGCAACGGAAGGCATTGCACTTATTTTTGCAGTTGAGCGGATACTTGATATGTTTCGCACTGTAGTTAACGTTACCGGAGATGCTGCCGTCGCGGTGATTGTAGATAGTAAAGATAAACAAAAATCGAATGGGTAA
- a CDS encoding LptF/LptG family permease, whose protein sequence is MATDPIQSPDLRTVRLNSASDIPKDFKIHTDVNRWNPFKRVPILNWYIMAEILGPFLVALAFFTTIYMSMALQKMVGLFVGKGVDFFRLLDYFGYLLGNTLPSTIPMACLMSGIMAAGRLSGDSEITAMRSAGVSFGRIYANFLIFGFLTALVVGYLNFYLAPENTRKMNEFNNWIAAYNPMLAVTPGQFSGDHTQELFQKKGRTLYTEGMNRDTASLSGVQIREWEIYLEGNDFIQHNNITIPMGGSRVTQIISAKTGIIIEKKNSKGEYEKSVRLKDGFVLEWNEKKDGFVITNFMGGEMDYNIPTEKEKTIIGFNIKPDTFSFPLLVKIRNSIESEGLEEIPGLEILKEMNIKIKGVNGLTELVEKMKMEIVIDSQKGNVSSSDMSNRYAVFTQLQGLLKDTKKTLIAFNIEIHRRLAMPVSCQIFFFLSFPLGLVVKRSGKGMSFTLAIVFLFIYNAFFILGNGISYKSNVPDWIGPWSANIVIACISVYIMASRTDISLRDTFIGKLGIWIWRHLGPKIEILKKKSSPHWNRVKLKLAPITNPIGKIMKYIFTILFFPFVFLFRKIVVLKNRFSKKE, encoded by the coding sequence ATGGCAACTGACCCAATACAATCTCCAGATTTGAGAACGGTTCGACTGAATTCCGCTTCCGATATACCAAAAGACTTTAAAATACATACTGATGTAAATCGCTGGAATCCATTTAAAAGGGTTCCTATTCTGAATTGGTATATAATGGCGGAAATACTTGGGCCTTTTTTAGTGGCGCTGGCATTTTTCACAACCATTTATATGAGTATGGCTCTTCAGAAAATGGTAGGTTTATTTGTAGGTAAGGGTGTTGATTTTTTTAGACTTTTGGATTATTTCGGTTATTTGCTCGGAAATACTTTACCATCTACAATTCCAATGGCTTGTCTTATGAGTGGGATTATGGCTGCAGGTAGGTTGTCAGGTGATTCAGAAATTACCGCAATGCGATCTGCTGGTGTTAGTTTTGGTAGAATTTATGCAAATTTTTTAATCTTCGGATTCTTAACAGCCTTGGTAGTAGGTTATTTAAATTTTTATTTAGCTCCAGAAAATACTCGAAAAATGAATGAATTTAATAATTGGATAGCAGCGTATAATCCAATGTTAGCCGTAACTCCGGGGCAATTCAGTGGAGACCACACACAGGAATTATTTCAAAAAAAAGGTAGAACATTATATACAGAGGGTATGAATCGAGATACTGCAAGTCTTTCTGGAGTTCAGATTCGAGAATGGGAAATTTACCTAGAAGGAAACGATTTTATACAACATAATAATATCACAATTCCAATGGGCGGATCGAGGGTAACGCAGATTATCTCCGCAAAAACTGGTATAATCATTGAAAAGAAAAATTCTAAAGGAGAGTATGAAAAATCAGTTCGTTTGAAAGATGGATTTGTTCTCGAATGGAATGAAAAAAAAGATGGTTTTGTCATTACCAATTTTATGGGCGGAGAAATGGATTATAACATTCCGACTGAAAAAGAAAAAACTATAATTGGATTTAATATTAAGCCAGATACATTTTCATTTCCACTATTAGTTAAAATAAGAAACAGTATAGAATCAGAAGGTTTAGAAGAAATTCCGGGTCTTGAAATTTTAAAAGAAATGAATATCAAAATAAAAGGTGTAAACGGATTAACTGAATTAGTCGAAAAAATGAAAATGGAGATAGTAATTGATTCTCAAAAAGGAAATGTTTCTTCTTCCGATATGAGTAATCGTTATGCGGTATTCACTCAGCTTCAGGGACTTTTAAAGGATACCAAAAAGACACTAATCGCATTTAACATTGAAATTCATAGACGGTTAGCGATGCCCGTTTCGTGCCAAATATTCTTCTTTTTATCCTTTCCGCTTGGACTGGTTGTAAAACGATCCGGAAAAGGTATGAGTTTTACACTTGCGATAGTGTTTTTATTTATATACAATGCTTTTTTTATTTTAGGGAATGGGATTTCCTATAAGTCAAATGTTCCGGATTGGATTGGACCTTGGAGTGCAAATATTGTTATAGCTTGTATTAGTGTTTATATTATGGCATCTAGAACTGATATTAGTTTAAGAGATACATTTATTGGAAAACTTGGAATATGGATATGGAGACATCTCGGACCGAAAATCGAGATTTTGAAAAAAAAATCATCCCCTCACTGGAATCGAGTTAAATTAAAATTAGCTCCAATCACAAATCCAATTGGTAAAATTATGAAATATATTTTTACTATTCTATTTTTTCCTTTTGTGTTTTTATTCCGAAAAATTGTAGTTTTAAAGAATCGTTTTAGTAAAAAAGAATAA
- a CDS encoding CDP-alcohol phosphatidyltransferase family protein — protein sequence MNDEKLKDKVFTIPNFLSTFRAFLLPFFVEFTDSYSKNLPSIKYYSLLILLCILVVISDFLDGYLARVLKEESILGRYLDPVSDKIVTIGGLSTITVYFNFPLWILLLYILRELFGVWVGLYLYFKKGILGKPNIWGKTQVTLVAVCVLQYLTMPIFPEIFPNFLINLPAISGYILISVVFFGSIVYLKSFWDTIRN from the coding sequence ATGAATGATGAAAAATTAAAGGATAAAGTATTTACAATTCCAAATTTTCTATCAACTTTTAGAGCATTTTTATTGCCTTTTTTTGTCGAGTTTACAGATTCTTACAGCAAAAATCTCCCATCAATTAAATATTATTCTTTATTAATTTTGTTATGCATTCTAGTCGTAATATCAGATTTTTTGGATGGGTATTTGGCAAGAGTGTTAAAGGAAGAAAGTATTCTAGGTAGGTATTTAGATCCCGTTTCCGATAAAATTGTTACAATTGGTGGACTTTCTACTATTACGGTATATTTTAATTTTCCTCTTTGGATATTACTTCTTTATATTCTTCGTGAATTATTTGGAGTTTGGGTAGGATTATATTTATATTTTAAAAAGGGAATCCTTGGAAAACCGAATATTTGGGGCAAAACACAAGTAACCCTTGTAGCTGTTTGTGTTTTACAATATTTGACAATGCCTATTTTTCCAGAGATATTTCCAAATTTTTTAATCAACTTACCTGCAATATCTGGATATATATTAATTTCAGTTGTATTCTTTGGTTCGATTGTGTATCTAAAAAGTTTTTGGGACACAATTAGGAATTAG
- a CDS encoding SET domain-containing protein yields the protein MLYSEEILKAVKSESYVSSKVEKIHFGEKGYGLIAKELIKKDEIVSISGGLILTEKQHEDLVEKKGFGDYSYYIEKGFLICPLNPENPSDDWRMNHCCEPNCGVRGQIVFVALKDISPGEELTFDYAMTETNPDYSVELHCHKETCRKQFTGNDWKNLEIQKKYDGYMSLYIQNKIIKDE from the coding sequence TTGTTATACTCAGAAGAAATTTTAAAAGCTGTAAAATCAGAAAGTTATGTAAGTTCGAAAGTAGAAAAAATCCATTTCGGAGAAAAGGGTTATGGTTTAATAGCCAAAGAGCTCATTAAAAAAGATGAAATCGTAAGTATATCGGGCGGGTTAATTTTAACAGAAAAACAGCACGAAGATTTAGTAGAAAAAAAAGGATTTGGGGATTACAGTTATTATATTGAAAAAGGATTTTTAATTTGCCCATTGAATCCTGAAAATCCAAGCGATGATTGGAGAATGAATCATTGTTGTGAGCCAAACTGTGGTGTACGTGGACAAATTGTATTTGTAGCATTAAAAGATATAAGTCCAGGCGAAGAGTTAACTTTTGATTATGCGATGACTGAGACGAATCCAGATTATTCCGTAGAATTACACTGCCACAAAGAAACTTGTAGAAAACAATTTACTGGTAATGATTGGAAAAATCTAGAGATCCAAAAAAAATACGATGGATACATGTCTCTTTACATTCAAAATAAAATTATAAAAGATGAATGA
- a CDS encoding FHA domain-containing protein produces MNFKNLIFVFLFSWIGLSADSKVLLEKVDADKYPLVHIYVRENKSRPLQGENINITETREGFTKQIPTISILKSNQLRPIRLILSIQTSNESDRLQYSKQLASSFVQSLNKDDKVGIHVFGKDTSFLNLNMDKMEALEKIDSLVQGEGNRTNYALNFLLSQLRADDIPNLLFVISTDKDVEVDDPIASVIKKSRSAKFPINILALSEKKYINLSDYSGGEFYPIEKNTSIAAMQTQLYSFRKMPPIIEYKSPFAENSKSLKPSSVQINLKVGENDFKAKYDLTLITYTKSKFSNIEFFYSFMGLVLMICILLLYAITKRNNARLAAEERRLREEELLKNDLYYHENIVAETTDNPTFKKYSTYEEVEIEPDEDEDLYSYNSDSSISNSNTATLTKTFKEESYEVSADVLEKAETYEKGILILKEGPNPGRQFTINKSEITIGGTPSNDLVLWDSSLSPMHAKIKRVKNSFILFDTVSKTGVFLNGKKLLRPKALYDFDEIKIGNTLLLFRGK; encoded by the coding sequence TTGAATTTTAAAAACCTAATTTTTGTTTTTCTTTTTTCTTGGATTGGACTCTCCGCAGACTCTAAAGTACTATTAGAAAAAGTGGATGCAGACAAATACCCATTGGTACATATTTATGTGCGAGAAAATAAATCACGACCCTTACAAGGCGAAAACATCAATATCACCGAAACTCGAGAAGGATTCACAAAACAAATCCCTACAATTAGTATTTTAAAATCTAACCAACTACGGCCGATTCGTTTAATTTTATCGATTCAAACATCAAATGAAAGCGATAGACTTCAGTATTCAAAACAACTCGCGTCCTCATTCGTACAAAGTCTGAACAAGGATGATAAAGTAGGAATACATGTATTTGGAAAAGATACATCTTTTTTGAATCTAAATATGGATAAAATGGAAGCCTTGGAGAAAATAGATTCACTTGTACAAGGAGAAGGAAATCGGACAAATTATGCTTTAAATTTTTTGTTATCACAACTTAGAGCAGATGATATACCAAATTTACTTTTTGTAATTAGTACAGATAAAGACGTGGAAGTGGATGATCCAATTGCAAGTGTAATTAAAAAATCAAGATCAGCTAAATTCCCAATCAATATATTAGCTTTAAGTGAAAAAAAATACATTAATCTTTCCGATTATAGTGGCGGAGAATTTTATCCAATTGAAAAAAATACATCCATTGCGGCAATGCAAACTCAACTATATTCTTTTCGCAAAATGCCTCCCATTATAGAATATAAATCGCCATTTGCAGAAAATTCGAAGTCTCTTAAACCAAGTTCCGTACAAATAAATTTAAAAGTAGGAGAAAATGATTTTAAGGCTAAATATGATTTAACGCTAATTACATATACAAAATCTAAATTCTCTAATATAGAATTTTTCTATTCCTTTATGGGTTTAGTTTTAATGATTTGTATTCTGTTATTGTATGCGATCACAAAAAGAAATAATGCTAGATTAGCCGCTGAAGAAAGGAGACTCAGAGAAGAAGAACTTTTAAAAAACGATCTTTACTACCATGAAAACATCGTAGCAGAGACAACAGATAATCCTACATTTAAAAAATATTCTACTTATGAAGAAGTAGAAATTGAACCTGACGAAGACGAAGACTTATATTCTTATAATTCCGATTCTTCAATCTCAAATAGTAATACTGCGACTCTAACAAAAACTTTTAAAGAAGAATCCTATGAAGTTTCTGCTGACGTTCTTGAAAAGGCAGAAACTTATGAAAAAGGAATTTTAATTTTAAAAGAAGGTCCAAATCCAGGACGACAATTTACAATTAATAAATCTGAGATCACCATAGGTGGAACTCCATCAAACGATTTAGTTCTTTGGGATTCTAGTTTGAGTCCTATGCATGCCAAAATTAAACGGGTAAAAAATTCTTTTATATTATTTGATACTGTATCAAAAACCGGTGTATTTTTAAATGGAAAAAAATTACTTCGCCCTAAAGCGTTGTATGATTTCGATGAAATTAAAATAGGTAATACTCTCCTATTATTTAGAGGCAAATAA
- a CDS encoding ABC transporter ATP-binding protein translates to MNLLEVKGLCIKDNSGRHILHNFDFILKKDSIHALIGESGSGKTSFATSLFRLTHPHLSLDFDSYNILGKSYFDYSEKDWVDIRGKKICLIPQNPGKSFHPFIPMGDQMKDYFRLKAPTLANEKSICEILEKVQIRDITKTYRSIPKNLSGGEKQRVLISMAIAVEPEIVVADEPTTALDSINEQRTLKLLYSLIKDRGIGLVLITHDMRIVKELADDVTVLKLGELIEKITLLNKDMNKLQSEYSQRLVLKS, encoded by the coding sequence ATGAATTTGCTTGAAGTAAAAGGATTGTGTATAAAGGACAATTCGGGAAGACATATTTTACATAACTTTGATTTTATTTTAAAAAAAGACTCAATTCATGCTTTGATTGGTGAATCTGGAAGCGGAAAAACATCGTTTGCCACTTCTTTATTTCGTTTAACGCATCCACATCTTAGTTTAGACTTTGATTCATATAATATTTTAGGTAAATCTTATTTTGATTATTCCGAAAAAGATTGGGTAGATATTAGAGGAAAAAAAATCTGTCTAATTCCCCAAAATCCCGGTAAATCCTTTCATCCATTTATCCCGATGGGTGATCAAATGAAGGATTATTTTCGTCTAAAAGCGCCAACTTTAGCCAATGAAAAATCCATCTGTGAAATCTTGGAAAAAGTTCAAATAAGAGATATAACAAAAACCTACCGGTCTATTCCCAAAAACCTATCGGGCGGTGAAAAACAAAGGGTTTTAATTTCTATGGCAATTGCCGTTGAGCCTGAAATTGTGGTAGCAGATGAACCTACTACTGCTTTAGATTCTATTAACGAGCAGCGTACTCTAAAACTACTCTATTCCCTTATAAAAGATAGAGGAATAGGTCTAGTTTTAATTACTCACGATATGCGTATTGTGAAAGAATTAGCCGATGATGTTACAGTTTTAAAATTAGGCGAATTAATTGAAAAAATCACTTTACTAAATAAGGATATGAATAAATTACAATCCGAATATTCACAAAGATTAGTTTTAAAATCATAG